A window of the Penaeus vannamei isolate JL-2024 chromosome 19, ASM4276789v1, whole genome shotgun sequence genome harbors these coding sequences:
- the LOC113804230 gene encoding salivary peroxidase/catechol oxidase, with product MDRRKERSALLCFAALLMVSPATRADNQTEASERGRRQVYHLSHGAPAPALHLGVGAYGLHVPQHRNPYSVYPPHVPTAYFTPYSVYAASPTLPVTPVPQTYHLSQSSRKPAHATVSKTTGIKRPPKVSKAPLKGVSVTPAPFLPHPQHVTPAPHVYAHVTHAPPVVSAYLPSPPRPAKGCPGRDYCMPLVACAPQFAYIAPKDSCPLYGGDYGVCCPPELVLSHSQQLFSQPEIKVAIQPITEDQLDEAARAGLWELVERDILEKSLRSRRIEVADPRNPEYTHLQFFRTSPLAIKLSRDAITNAEAGDHLMTKLRLTPEQAGYGLQQFSVRDTIISSTCPAPPPCGEKEKYYRTIDGSCNNLDNPTWGQARTTFQRLKPPKYSDGLFRPREGRDGSPLPSARVVSISTVVDADRPQLDLTLSVMQWGQFIDHDLAHTPIFRLGNESGIECCSESQSFIDPSFRHPGCFPIEIPADDPFFSRFRRRCMNFVRSMWAPRGACNFGYAEQMNQITHFLDTSNVYGSSKEEEEEVRLGRGGLLKVQENRLLPAHEEAQECESRGEGFHCFLAGDNRVNEQTDLSVIHTIWMREHNRLARELARLNPHWSDETIYQETRRIVNAMYQHIIYNEWLPIILGTDYMAENGILPRRQGFSNDYDDDLNAAIFNEFATAAFRFGHTLVQGMLELFGKQGHRTETLELHEQFNNPKLLYTPGKLDEFLRGLATQPIQMTDNFVSAELTNRLFQTPTMPFGMDLVALNIQRGRDHAIAPYNHLREACGLPKANTFDDLLDVLSPEVVNTFKLLYRSVDDIDPFIAGIAERHASGSILGPTFRCIVGDQFIRLRRGDRFFYEFADMPTSFTEAQLYEIKKASWARILCDNGDMVMQMQPLAMRTPGGLNQRVSCDSSAIPKLDLTPWISAA from the exons GTGTTTCGCGGCGTTGCTGATGGTCAGTCCGGCGACCAGGGCTGACAACCAAACCGAAGCGTCCGAGAGAGGGAGGCGACAGGTGTACCACCTTTCCCACGGCGCCCCTGCCCCCGCTCTGCACCTCGGGGTTGGTGCCTATGGGCTTCATGTTCCTCAGCATCGCAA CCCCTACAGCGTGTACCCCCCTCATGTCCCGACCGCCTACTTCACGCCCTACTCGGTCTACGCCGCCAGCCCGACCCTGCCCGTCACGCCCGTGCCGCAGACGTATCACCTGTCGCAGTCGAGTCGCAAACCGGCCCACGCGACTGTGTCCAAGACCACG GGAATCAAGCGGCCGCCCAAGGTGTCGAAGGCGCCTCTGAAGGGAGTGTCGGTGACGCCCGCGCCCTTCCTGCCCCACCCGCAGCACGTCACTCCGGCGCCGCATGTCTACGCCCACGTGACACACGCGCCGCCCGTCGTCTccgcctacctcccctccccgccacgCCCCG cGAAGGGCTGCCCGGGCCGCGACTACTGCATGCCCCTCGTGGCCTGCGCTCCCCAATTCGCCTACATCGCGCCGAAGGACTCGTGCCCGCTCTACGGGGGCGATTATGGCGTCTGTTGCCCTCCCGAGCTGGTGCTAT CGCACTCGCAGCAGCTGTTCAGCCAGCCTGAAATCAAGGTCGCCATCCAGCCCATCACCGAGGACCAGCTGGACGAGGCTGCAAGAGCTGGTCTCTGGGAGCTCGTGGAGAGGGACATCCTCGAAAAG tCCCTGCGCTCAAGGAGAATCGAAGTGGCTGACCCAAGGAACCCGGAGTACACGCACTTGCAGTTCTTCAGGACGTCGCCCCTGGCCATCAAGCTCAGCAGGGACGCCATTACGAACGCTGAGGCAGGCGACCATCTCATGACCAA GCTCCGTCTGACCCCCGAGCAGGCAGGATACGGTCTGCAGCAATTCAGCGTGAGAGACACCATCATATCCAGCACGTGCCCTGCCCCGCCACCTTGCGGCGAAAAGGAGAAGTATTACCGCACCATCGACGGGTCCTGCAACAACCTCGACAACCCGACTTGGGGTCAAGCCAGGACGACCTTCCAGAGACTCAAACCCCCGAAGTACAGTGATG GTCTCTTCCGCCCCCGCGAAGGCCGCGACGGCagccctcttccctccgcccgcgTCGTCAGCATCAGCACAGTCGTCGACGCAGACCGGCCACAGCTCGACCTCACGCTGTCCGTGATGCAATGGGGGCAGTTCATCGACCATGACCTCGCTCACACGCCCATCTTCAGGCTCG GCAACGAGAGCGGCATCGAGTGCTGCAGCGAGTCCCAGAGCTTCATCGACCCTTCGTTCCGCCACCCGGGCTGCTTCCCCATCGAGATCCCCGCCGACGACCCCTTCTTCAGCAGATTCCGAAGGCGCTGCATGAACTTCGTCAGGTCGATGTGGGCGCCGCGAGGAGCTTGCAACTTCGGTTATGCCGAGCAG ATGAACCAGATCACACATTTCCTCGACACCTCCAACGTCTACGGTtcgagcaaggaggaggaggaggaggtgaggctaGGGCGCGGAGGACTCCTGAAGGTGCAGGAGAACCGGCTCCTTCCCGCCCACGAGGAGGCCCAAGAATGCGAGTCCAGAGGCGAgggcttccactgcttcctcgcGG gaGACAACCGCGTGAACGAGCAGACCGACCTGTCCGTCATCCACACCATCTGGATGAGGGAGCACAACCGCCTGGCTCGGGAGCTGGCTCGCCTCAACCCGCACTGGTCCGACGAAACCATCTACCAGGAGACGCGAAGGATCGTCAATGCCATGTACCAGCACATCATCTACAACGAATGGCTGCCCATCATCCTCG GTACCGACTACATGGCCGAGAACGGAATCCTGCCGCGCCGCCAGGGCTTCTCCAACGACTACGACGACGACCTCAACGCCGCCATCTTCAACGAGTTCGCCACGGCCGCCTTCAGGTTCGGCCACACGCTCGTCCAGGGAATGCTAGA ATTGTTTGGCAAGCAGGGACACCGCACCGAGACCCTAGAACTCCACGAACAGTTCAACAACCCGAAGCTGCTCTACACGCCGGGGAAGCTGGACGAGTTCCTGAGGGGCCTCGCCACGCAGCCCATCCAGATGACGGACAACTTCGTCTCGGCGGAGCTCACCAACAGGCTCTTCCAG ACGCCGACCATGCCCTTCGGAATGGATCTGGTGGCCCTGAACATCCAGCGAGGTCGAGACCACGCCATCGCGCCCTACAACCACCTGAGGGAGGCGTGCGGGCTCCCCAAGGCGAACACCTTCGACGACCTCCTCGATGTGCTCTCTCCTGAG GTTGTCAACACGTTCAAGCTGCTCTACCGCTCCGTGGACGACATTGATCCCTTCATCGCCGGAATCGCCGAGAGACACGCCAGCGGATCCATCCTCGGCCCCACCTTCCG GTGCATTGTCGGGGATCAGTTCATCAGGCTGAGGAGAGGAGATCGGTTCTTCTATGAATTTGCTGATATGCCAACTTCCTTCACAGAAG CCCAACTGTACGAGATCAAGAAGGCTTCGTGGGCGCGTATTTTGTGCGACAACGGAGACATGGTGATGCAGATGCAGCCGCTCGCCATGAGGACCCCGGGAGGACT CAACCAGCGGGTGTCGTGCGACAGCTCAGCGATACCCAAGCTGGACCTCACTCCCTGGATCAGCGCCGCGTAG